The following proteins come from a genomic window of Danaus plexippus chromosome 3 unlocalized genomic scaffold, MEX_DaPlex mxdp_34, whole genome shotgun sequence:
- the LOC116778884 gene encoding elongator complex protein 3 — protein sequence MTKKKILPNLSKEEKMVIVISEIIQELLIAHRQGKDVNLNKMKTRISSKYGLGTSPRLVDIIAAVPADAKSILLPKLKAKPIRTASGIAVVAVMCKPHRCPHINFTGNICVYCPGGPDSDFEYSTQSYTGYEPTSMRAIRARYNPYLQTRHRVEQLKQLGHSVDKVEFIVMGGTFMSLPEDYRDYFIRNLHDALSGHTSGNVAEAVKYSERAKTKCIGITIETRPDYCLQRHMSDMLNYGCTRLEIGVQSVYEDIARDTNRGHTVKAVCENFNLAKDAGYKIVAHMMPDLPNVDFERDVEQFKEFFENPAFRADGLKIYPTLVIRGTGLYELWKTGRYRSYPPSTLVDLIAKILALVPPWTRVYRVQRDIPMPLVSSGVEHGNLRELALARMADLGTDCRDVRTREVGIQEIHNKVRPYEVELIRRDYAANGGWETFLSYEDPDQDILVGLLRLRKCAKDTYRPELKPVPGSNFKQCSIVRELHVYGSVVPVNARDPTKFQHQGFGMLLMEEAERIAKEEHGSDKMAVISGVGTRNYYAKIGYHLEGPYMVKML from the exons ATgacgaaaaagaaaatattgccAAATCTATCAAAAGAGGAAAAGATGGTGATTGTTATATCTGAAATAATACAAGAATTGTTAATCGCCCATCGTCAAGGAAAAGATGTTAACCTCAACAAGATGAAAACACGGATTTCTTCAAAGTATGGGCTGGGCACGTCTCCAAGACTAGTCGATATAATAGCTGCAGTTCCTGCTGACGCTAAGAGTATCCTTCTACCGAAATTGAAGGCAAAACCCATACGCACAGCATCAGGGATTGCAGTTGTAGCTGTTATGTGCAAACCTCATCGTTGTCCGCATATAAACTTCACTGGTAACATTTGTGTTTACTGCCCTGGGGGTCCTGATTCGGATTTTGAATATTCTACCCAGAGTTATACTGGCTATGAGCCTACTTCGATGCGAGCTATTAGAGCCAGATACAACCCATATTTACAAACACGTCACAGAGTTGAACAGCTGAAGCAACTTGGCCATAGTGTTGATAAAgttgaatttattgttatgggAGGTACTTTTATGAGTCTTCCTGAAGATTATAGGGACTATTTTATTAG AAATCTACATGATGCACTCTCGGGTCATACGTCAGGTAATGTAGCTGAGGCTGTAAAGTATTCTGAAAGGGCTAAAACAAAATGCATCGGTATAACAATTGAGACCCGGCCGGACTATTGCCTTCAACGACACATGAGTGATATGCTGAATTATGGATGCACCAG ATTGGAAATTGGTGTACAGTCGGTATATGAAGATATTGCTAGAGACACCAATAGAGGTCACACTGTGAAGGCTGtgtgtgaaaattttaatctggCTAAGGATGCTGGATAcaag ATTGTAGCACATATGATGCCAGATCTTCCCAATGTTGATTTTGAACGAGATGTTGAGCAATTTAAGGAGTTCTTTGAGAATCCTGCATTCAGAGCCGATGGCCTGAAGATCTACCCAACATTGGTTATAAGGGGAACGGGTCTGTATGAACTGTGGAAGACTGGGAGATACAGGAGCTATCCTCCTTCTACTCTAGTGGATTTGATTGCTAAGATATTGGCTCTGGTTCCACCATGGACGAGGGTGTATAG AGTTCAACGAGACATTCCAATGCCATTGGTATCGTCTGGTGTTGAACATGGCAACCTTCGGGAGCTGGCTTTAGCTCGCATGGCAGATCTTGGCACTGATTGCAGGGATGTTCGTACCCGAGAAGTTGGGATACAAGAGATACATAATAAAGTCAGGCCATATGAG GTGGAATTAATTAGGCGAGATTATGCAGCGAATGGAGGATGGGAGACATTTTTGTCTTATGAGGATCCAGATCAAGATATACTGGTCGGTCTATTGAGACTAAGGAAATGTGCTAAGGATACTTACAGGCCGGAACTGAAGCCTGTACCCGGTTCGAACTTCAAGCAATGTAGTATCGTCAGGGAGTTGCATGTTTACGGATCTGTTGTACCG gtAAATGCGAGAGATCCGACAAAATTCCAACATCAAGGATTTGGTATGCTCCTCATGGAGGAAGCTGAGAGGATAGCAAAGGAGGAACATGGTTCTGACAAAATGGCGGTCATATCCGGCGTTGGAACCCGCAATTATTACGCTAAGATTGGTTATCATTTGGAGGGACCGTACATGGTCAagatgttgtaa
- the LOC116778889 gene encoding kynurenine aminotransferase isoform X1: MSLAYKRWRPLVSSVVKQIHCANKQSPRVFRRESSCIQKMSHKFNLPARYGTGEKSVWVEYIQLAAEYKPAVNLGQGFPDYHAPEHVTKALAEITTGENPLFNQYTRGFGHPRLVQNLAKLYSPLVGKEIDPNNEILVTSGAYEALFSTIMGHVDEGDEVIVIEPFFDCYEFMIKTAGGIPRCIALKPKATSGTMTSADWVLDEAELVSLFNSKTKMLILNTPHNPLGKVFTAQELETIANLCKKYNVLCVSDEVYEWMVYAPNKHIRIASMPGMWERTITIGSAGKTFSVTGWKTGWAYGPANLMRNLQVVHQNCVYTCCTPIQEAVARSFEFELSRYNSPECYFFSLARELLSKRDYLVKVLRENGFNPTVPDGGYFIVADWTKLEKKIDLQSESDKYKDYRFTKKFAKEAGVLAIPPSAFYSEDHKHLGENFARFCFIKKDENLALAENLMKEWNAKKK, encoded by the exons ATGTCTTTGGCGTATAAAAG GTGGAGACCTCTTGTAAGTAGCGTAGTGAAACAGATTCATTGTGCTAACAAACAGTCTCCAAGAGTCTTCAGACGGGAAAGTAGTTGCATACAAAAAATGAGTCACAAGTTTAACTTGCCAGCTAGATATGGAACCGGCGAAAAAAGTGTGTG GGTTGAATATATACAACTAGCCGCTGAGTACAAACCGGCTGTGAACCTTGGCCAAGGCTTCCCAGATTACCACGCCCCTGAACATGTCACTAAAGCACTTGCAGAAATAACTACTGGAGAAAATCCACTATTCAATCAATATACAAGAGGATTT GGTCACCCCAGGTTAGTTCAGAATTTGGCAAAGCTCTACTCGCCGTTAGTAGGCAAAGAGATAGATccaaacaatgaaatattagtGACGAGTGGTGCTTACGAGGCACTGTTCTCCACTATAATGG GTCACGTTGATGAGGGCGACGAAGTCATAGTGATTGAACCGTTCTTTGATTGCTACGAATTCATGATAAAGACAGCTGGTGGTATTCCCAGGTGCATCGCTTTAAAACCT AAAGCCACTAGTGGAACTATGACGTCAGCTGATTGGGTGTTAGATGAAGCCGAGCTGGTGTCATTGTTCAATAGCAAGACTAAAATGTTGATCCTGAACACTCCCCACAACCCCCTGGGGAAAGTGTTCACCGCCCAGGAGTTAGAGACCATCGCCAATCTGTGCAAGAAGTACAACGTGCTATGCGTCTCTGACGAGGTCTACGAATGGATGGTGTACGCGCCAAATAAACATATCAGAATAG CTTCAATGCCGGGTATGTGGGAGCGTACTATAACAATTGGTTCAGCGGGCAAGACCTTCTCCGTGACCGGTTGGAAGACCGGTTGGGCGTACGGTCCAGCCAACCTCATGAGGAACTTGCAGGTGGTGCATCAGAACTGCGTATACACGTGCTGCACTCCTATACAG GAAGCAGTGGCAAGATCTTTTGAATTCGAGCTCTCCAGATACAACTCACCCGAGTGCTACTTCTTCTCGCTAGCAAGAGAACTACTTTCAAAACGCGATTACCTCGTTAAAGTTTTGAGGGAGAACGGTTTCAACCCGACCGTACCTGATGGAGGGTACTTTATTGTAGCAGATTGGACTAAATTAG AAAAGAAAATAGACCTACAATCAGAGTCTGATAAATACAAGGACTATCGTTTTACTAAAAAGTTCGCGAAGGAAGCTGGTGTCCTCGCCATACCGCCGTCAGCCTTCTACTCCGAGGATCACAAGCATCTGGGAGAAAACTTCGCGCGTTTCTGCTTCATTAAG AAAGATGAAAACCTTGCTCTGGCAGAAAACCTGATGAAGGAATGGAACGCTAAGAAGAAATGA
- the LOC116778889 gene encoding kynurenine aminotransferase isoform X3, translated as MSHKFNLPARYGTGEKSVWVEYIQLAAEYKPAVNLGQGFPDYHAPEHVTKALAEITTGENPLFNQYTRGFGHPRLVQNLAKLYSPLVGKEIDPNNEILVTSGAYEALFSTIMGHVDEGDEVIVIEPFFDCYEFMIKTAGGIPRCIALKPKATSGTMTSADWVLDEAELVSLFNSKTKMLILNTPHNPLGKVFTAQELETIANLCKKYNVLCVSDEVYEWMVYAPNKHIRIASMPGMWERTITIGSAGKTFSVTGWKTGWAYGPANLMRNLQVVHQNCVYTCCTPIQEAVARSFEFELSRYNSPECYFFSLARELLSKRDYLVKVLRENGFNPTVPDGGYFIVADWTKLEKKIDLQSESDKYKDYRFTKKFAKEAGVLAIPPSAFYSEDHKHLGENFARFCFIKKDENLALAENLMKEWNAKKK; from the exons ATGAGTCACAAGTTTAACTTGCCAGCTAGATATGGAACCGGCGAAAAAAGTGTGTG GGTTGAATATATACAACTAGCCGCTGAGTACAAACCGGCTGTGAACCTTGGCCAAGGCTTCCCAGATTACCACGCCCCTGAACATGTCACTAAAGCACTTGCAGAAATAACTACTGGAGAAAATCCACTATTCAATCAATATACAAGAGGATTT GGTCACCCCAGGTTAGTTCAGAATTTGGCAAAGCTCTACTCGCCGTTAGTAGGCAAAGAGATAGATccaaacaatgaaatattagtGACGAGTGGTGCTTACGAGGCACTGTTCTCCACTATAATGG GTCACGTTGATGAGGGCGACGAAGTCATAGTGATTGAACCGTTCTTTGATTGCTACGAATTCATGATAAAGACAGCTGGTGGTATTCCCAGGTGCATCGCTTTAAAACCT AAAGCCACTAGTGGAACTATGACGTCAGCTGATTGGGTGTTAGATGAAGCCGAGCTGGTGTCATTGTTCAATAGCAAGACTAAAATGTTGATCCTGAACACTCCCCACAACCCCCTGGGGAAAGTGTTCACCGCCCAGGAGTTAGAGACCATCGCCAATCTGTGCAAGAAGTACAACGTGCTATGCGTCTCTGACGAGGTCTACGAATGGATGGTGTACGCGCCAAATAAACATATCAGAATAG CTTCAATGCCGGGTATGTGGGAGCGTACTATAACAATTGGTTCAGCGGGCAAGACCTTCTCCGTGACCGGTTGGAAGACCGGTTGGGCGTACGGTCCAGCCAACCTCATGAGGAACTTGCAGGTGGTGCATCAGAACTGCGTATACACGTGCTGCACTCCTATACAG GAAGCAGTGGCAAGATCTTTTGAATTCGAGCTCTCCAGATACAACTCACCCGAGTGCTACTTCTTCTCGCTAGCAAGAGAACTACTTTCAAAACGCGATTACCTCGTTAAAGTTTTGAGGGAGAACGGTTTCAACCCGACCGTACCTGATGGAGGGTACTTTATTGTAGCAGATTGGACTAAATTAG AAAAGAAAATAGACCTACAATCAGAGTCTGATAAATACAAGGACTATCGTTTTACTAAAAAGTTCGCGAAGGAAGCTGGTGTCCTCGCCATACCGCCGTCAGCCTTCTACTCCGAGGATCACAAGCATCTGGGAGAAAACTTCGCGCGTTTCTGCTTCATTAAG AAAGATGAAAACCTTGCTCTGGCAGAAAACCTGATGAAGGAATGGAACGCTAAGAAGAAATGA
- the LOC116778889 gene encoding kynurenine aminotransferase isoform X2, translating to MWRPLVSSVVKQIHCANKQSPRVFRRESSCIQKMSHKFNLPARYGTGEKSVWVEYIQLAAEYKPAVNLGQGFPDYHAPEHVTKALAEITTGENPLFNQYTRGFGHPRLVQNLAKLYSPLVGKEIDPNNEILVTSGAYEALFSTIMGHVDEGDEVIVIEPFFDCYEFMIKTAGGIPRCIALKPKATSGTMTSADWVLDEAELVSLFNSKTKMLILNTPHNPLGKVFTAQELETIANLCKKYNVLCVSDEVYEWMVYAPNKHIRIASMPGMWERTITIGSAGKTFSVTGWKTGWAYGPANLMRNLQVVHQNCVYTCCTPIQEAVARSFEFELSRYNSPECYFFSLARELLSKRDYLVKVLRENGFNPTVPDGGYFIVADWTKLEKKIDLQSESDKYKDYRFTKKFAKEAGVLAIPPSAFYSEDHKHLGENFARFCFIKKDENLALAENLMKEWNAKKK from the exons AT GTGGAGACCTCTTGTAAGTAGCGTAGTGAAACAGATTCATTGTGCTAACAAACAGTCTCCAAGAGTCTTCAGACGGGAAAGTAGTTGCATACAAAAAATGAGTCACAAGTTTAACTTGCCAGCTAGATATGGAACCGGCGAAAAAAGTGTGTG GGTTGAATATATACAACTAGCCGCTGAGTACAAACCGGCTGTGAACCTTGGCCAAGGCTTCCCAGATTACCACGCCCCTGAACATGTCACTAAAGCACTTGCAGAAATAACTACTGGAGAAAATCCACTATTCAATCAATATACAAGAGGATTT GGTCACCCCAGGTTAGTTCAGAATTTGGCAAAGCTCTACTCGCCGTTAGTAGGCAAAGAGATAGATccaaacaatgaaatattagtGACGAGTGGTGCTTACGAGGCACTGTTCTCCACTATAATGG GTCACGTTGATGAGGGCGACGAAGTCATAGTGATTGAACCGTTCTTTGATTGCTACGAATTCATGATAAAGACAGCTGGTGGTATTCCCAGGTGCATCGCTTTAAAACCT AAAGCCACTAGTGGAACTATGACGTCAGCTGATTGGGTGTTAGATGAAGCCGAGCTGGTGTCATTGTTCAATAGCAAGACTAAAATGTTGATCCTGAACACTCCCCACAACCCCCTGGGGAAAGTGTTCACCGCCCAGGAGTTAGAGACCATCGCCAATCTGTGCAAGAAGTACAACGTGCTATGCGTCTCTGACGAGGTCTACGAATGGATGGTGTACGCGCCAAATAAACATATCAGAATAG CTTCAATGCCGGGTATGTGGGAGCGTACTATAACAATTGGTTCAGCGGGCAAGACCTTCTCCGTGACCGGTTGGAAGACCGGTTGGGCGTACGGTCCAGCCAACCTCATGAGGAACTTGCAGGTGGTGCATCAGAACTGCGTATACACGTGCTGCACTCCTATACAG GAAGCAGTGGCAAGATCTTTTGAATTCGAGCTCTCCAGATACAACTCACCCGAGTGCTACTTCTTCTCGCTAGCAAGAGAACTACTTTCAAAACGCGATTACCTCGTTAAAGTTTTGAGGGAGAACGGTTTCAACCCGACCGTACCTGATGGAGGGTACTTTATTGTAGCAGATTGGACTAAATTAG AAAAGAAAATAGACCTACAATCAGAGTCTGATAAATACAAGGACTATCGTTTTACTAAAAAGTTCGCGAAGGAAGCTGGTGTCCTCGCCATACCGCCGTCAGCCTTCTACTCCGAGGATCACAAGCATCTGGGAGAAAACTTCGCGCGTTTCTGCTTCATTAAG AAAGATGAAAACCTTGCTCTGGCAGAAAACCTGATGAAGGAATGGAACGCTAAGAAGAAATGA